A part of Planococcus sp. MB-3u-03 genomic DNA contains:
- a CDS encoding ABC transporter ATP-binding protein has product MSNEKIVEIRKLSKTIGKKQIIKNLNLDLHKGEITGFLGPNGAGKTTTIRMMVGLMKPTQGDILIGGKSIRTDFEGSIEKVGVIVENPEMYKFMSGYKNLVHFARMHKGVTKARIDEVIQQVGMQNRIKEKVGSYSLGMRQRLGLAQALLNNPEFLILDEPTNGLDPAGIREFRMYLRKVARENDVAIFVSSHLLSEIELLCDRIAIIQNGELIDIKNVNEHQQSRYYIEAKPADQAKQVLEEIGFTVHPHENGYLIDTEAEHIPGAIKLLTAAGVDLYAVQPHRTTLEDQFLEMTGGGEIAQTHTK; this is encoded by the coding sequence ATGAGCAATGAGAAAATTGTTGAGATTCGCAAGCTTTCAAAGACGATCGGCAAAAAGCAGATCATCAAAAACTTGAACTTGGATCTCCATAAAGGGGAAATTACCGGGTTTCTCGGGCCGAACGGAGCGGGCAAGACGACGACGATCCGGATGATGGTCGGATTGATGAAGCCAACGCAAGGCGATATCCTGATCGGCGGCAAATCGATCCGCACCGATTTCGAGGGAAGCATCGAAAAAGTCGGCGTCATTGTCGAAAATCCGGAGATGTACAAATTTATGTCCGGTTATAAAAATCTGGTGCATTTCGCGCGTATGCATAAAGGCGTGACAAAAGCCCGCATCGACGAAGTGATCCAGCAAGTCGGAATGCAAAACCGCATCAAGGAAAAAGTCGGTTCGTATTCACTCGGCATGCGCCAACGCCTTGGCCTTGCACAAGCACTCCTCAATAATCCGGAGTTCTTGATTTTGGATGAGCCGACTAACGGCCTGGACCCTGCAGGCATTCGCGAATTCCGCATGTATTTGCGCAAAGTGGCACGTGAGAACGATGTCGCCATTTTCGTCTCCAGCCATCTATTATCGGAGATCGAATTATTATGCGACCGCATCGCCATTATCCAAAACGGCGAATTGATCGACATCAAGAACGTCAACGAGCACCAGCAATCCCGCTATTACATAGAAGCCAAGCCTGCTGACCAGGCGAAACAAGTGCTCGAAGAGATCGGCTTCACCGTGCATCCGCATGAAAACGGCTATTTGATCGATACCGAAGCGGAGCACATCCCGGGCGCCATCAAGCTGCTCACAGCTGCAGGCGTAGATTTGTACGCTGTCCAGCCGCACCGCACGACCTTAGAAGATCAATTCCTTGAAATGACTGGAGGCGGCGAAATTGCTCAAACTCATACAAAATGA
- a CDS encoding AMP-binding protein: protein MAILDQTVGEIVREQAKKFPQTEAYVYPEEGIRKTYAEFDQETDALAKAFMGLGIEKGEHIAIWSDNKREWLLSQYATGKMGGVLVTVNTSYQANELEYLLKQSDSATLILGEEFKGTDYIEVLNQVCPELEHAEKGQLDSPKLPHLKRVIVMSENSYPGIYTWSEFEAFAERVTDEQLEQRFRSMAPDEVINIQYTSGTTGFPKGVMLTHRNVVNNGRLVGDMMNLDETDRLCIPVPFFHCFGCVLGTLAAVTHATTMVIAEQFEPKRVLQMVQDEKCTALHGVPTMFIAELNHPDFDSFDTSTLRTGIMAGSTCPIEVMKKVISDMGASEITIAYGQTESSPVITQTGKDDAIEKRVATVGKPHEDVEVKIIDPATGERVVKGMPGELCTRGYLIMKGYYKNEEATKEAIDPEGWLHTGDIAVEDEDGYISITGRIKDMVIRGGENIYPREIEEFLYQHPSVQDVQVVGVPDPKYGEELMAWVILKGDEMLSADELRAYCKGKIAHHKIPRYIEFIEEYPMTASGKIQKFKLREMSEEIAEKVN from the coding sequence ATGGCAATTCTCGATCAAACAGTAGGGGAAATTGTACGGGAGCAGGCGAAAAAGTTTCCGCAGACGGAAGCGTATGTCTATCCGGAAGAAGGCATCCGCAAAACCTATGCCGAATTTGACCAAGAGACCGATGCACTGGCGAAAGCATTCATGGGGCTGGGCATCGAAAAAGGCGAGCATATCGCCATTTGGTCGGACAATAAACGCGAATGGCTGCTCAGCCAATATGCCACAGGCAAGATGGGCGGCGTACTGGTCACTGTCAATACGAGCTACCAGGCGAATGAGCTGGAGTATCTGTTGAAGCAATCGGATTCCGCGACTTTGATTCTGGGGGAAGAATTCAAGGGGACGGATTATATCGAAGTGTTGAATCAAGTATGCCCGGAGCTGGAGCATGCAGAAAAAGGGCAGCTCGATTCGCCTAAGCTGCCGCATCTGAAGCGCGTCATCGTCATGAGCGAAAATAGCTATCCGGGAATCTACACATGGAGCGAGTTTGAAGCATTCGCCGAAAGAGTGACGGATGAGCAGCTAGAACAGCGCTTTCGTTCGATGGCTCCGGACGAAGTCATCAACATCCAATACACATCCGGGACGACCGGCTTCCCGAAAGGGGTCATGCTGACGCATCGCAACGTTGTCAACAACGGACGCCTCGTCGGAGATATGATGAATTTGGATGAAACGGACCGCTTGTGCATCCCGGTGCCGTTTTTCCATTGCTTTGGCTGTGTGCTCGGGACACTTGCAGCAGTGACGCACGCGACGACAATGGTCATTGCGGAACAGTTCGAGCCGAAGCGCGTATTGCAGATGGTTCAGGACGAGAAATGCACAGCGCTTCACGGTGTGCCGACGATGTTCATTGCCGAACTCAACCATCCCGATTTCGACTCGTTCGATACTTCGACATTACGCACGGGCATCATGGCAGGCTCCACTTGTCCGATCGAAGTAATGAAGAAAGTCATCAGCGATATGGGGGCAAGCGAAATCACCATCGCCTACGGGCAAACCGAATCATCACCGGTCATCACCCAGACCGGCAAAGACGATGCCATCGAAAAGCGCGTTGCGACCGTCGGCAAGCCGCATGAAGACGTTGAAGTGAAAATCATCGATCCGGCGACCGGCGAACGAGTCGTGAAAGGCATGCCAGGTGAATTATGCACACGAGGCTATTTGATCATGAAAGGCTATTATAAGAACGAAGAAGCCACTAAAGAAGCAATCGATCCCGAGGGTTGGCTGCACACTGGCGATATTGCGGTAGAAGACGAAGACGGCTATATCTCGATCACCGGCCGCATCAAAGATATGGTCATCCGCGGCGGGGAGAATATTTACCCGCGTGAAATCGAGGAGTTCCTGTATCAGCATCCTTCCGTCCAAGACGTCCAGGTTGTCGGTGTGCCGGACCCGAAATACGGGGAGGAATTGATGGCCTGGGTCATCCTGAAAGGGGACGAGATGCTGAGTGCAGATGAACTGCGCGCGTATTGCAAAGGAAAAATCGCCCATCATAAAATCCCGCGCTATATCGAATTCATCGAAGAATACCCGATGACGGCTTCGGGGAAGATCCAAAAGTTCAAGCTTCGTGAGATGTCGGAAGAAATCGCTGAGAAAGTCAATTGA
- the wrbA gene encoding NAD(P)H:quinone oxidoreductase has product MSNVNLAIIYYSSTGTNYQMAQWAETAAKESGAQVKVAKVKENAPMGAIESNPAWKEHYEATQDVPEADNDLLEWADAIIFSVPTRFGHVSSQVQQFFDTTGGLWAQGKLANKVVSAMSSAQNPHGGQEATVLSVYTTMHHWGAIIAAPGYTDQALFKAGGNPYGTSVTVDQDGNMIEDVQDAVTHQAKRTVQVAGWVKNGLNG; this is encoded by the coding sequence ATGAGCAACGTAAACTTAGCAATCATTTATTACAGCTCGACAGGAACCAATTATCAGATGGCGCAATGGGCAGAAACAGCTGCAAAAGAATCAGGAGCACAAGTGAAAGTCGCAAAAGTGAAAGAGAATGCGCCGATGGGAGCGATTGAATCGAATCCGGCCTGGAAAGAGCATTACGAGGCGACGCAGGATGTACCGGAAGCCGACAATGATCTGCTCGAGTGGGCAGACGCCATCATCTTCAGCGTGCCGACTCGTTTTGGCCATGTATCTTCACAAGTACAGCAATTCTTTGATACAACAGGCGGCTTGTGGGCACAAGGCAAGCTGGCGAACAAAGTGGTGAGCGCCATGTCTTCTGCGCAAAACCCTCATGGCGGACAAGAAGCGACGGTATTATCGGTTTATACGACGATGCATCATTGGGGTGCGATCATCGCGGCTCCAGGATATACCGACCAAGCGCTATTCAAGGCAGGCGGCAATCCTTACGGAACAAGCGTCACGGTCGACCAGGATGGCAATATGATTGAAGATGTACAAGATGCCGTGACGCATCAGGCAAAACGCACGGTACAAGTTGCTGGATGGGTTAAAAACGGTTTGAACGGGTAA
- a CDS encoding M15 family metallopeptidase, with translation MKTFRTVFSLLLLFIIGAFLFIWIDREIEKRNERAERPLPTGLHPIVESKRDQLIAQAEEVGIDILITDGFRSVEEQNEIHAQGRSRGGSVVTYAEGGESYHNYGLAIDFALRLPDGSVVWDIKRDGNENGRPDWFEVADIAKELGFEWGGDWQRFKDYPHLQLDFGLSIRQLQDGYRPEDVVSD, from the coding sequence TTGAAAACATTCCGCACCGTCTTTTCATTGCTGTTGTTGTTTATCATCGGTGCATTTTTGTTCATTTGGATTGATCGGGAAATCGAAAAGCGCAACGAACGCGCTGAACGGCCGCTTCCGACCGGCCTACACCCGATCGTCGAATCCAAACGCGACCAGCTGATCGCGCAGGCTGAAGAAGTCGGCATCGATATCCTCATCACCGACGGTTTCCGTTCCGTCGAAGAACAAAACGAAATCCATGCCCAAGGCCGTTCGCGGGGCGGGAGTGTCGTCACCTATGCTGAAGGAGGCGAGTCCTATCATAATTACGGGCTGGCCATCGATTTTGCGCTGCGCCTGCCTGACGGGTCAGTCGTTTGGGATATCAAGCGAGACGGCAACGAAAACGGCCGTCCCGACTGGTTTGAAGTAGCGGATATCGCCAAAGAGCTCGGATTCGAATGGGGCGGCGACTGGCAACGCTTCAAAGATTATCCGCATCTTCAACTGGATTTCGGTTTATCGATCCGCCAGCTGCAGGATGGCTACCGCCCCGAAGATGTTGTCTCTGACTAA
- a CDS encoding glycosyltransferase family 2 protein, which produces MKQFAIVIPAYKPEEPCKLIIEEAISAGFSRIIVVNDGSGPDYAGFFDELEKLPQVTLLTHAVNQGKGRALKTVFHYILNHQLPIEAIITADADGQHLVSDMVKIADELEASPNHVVLGARDFSQPNIPFRSRFGNRFTRLLFRLSTGADLSDTQTGLRGIPVKFCQGPARRARRTL; this is translated from the coding sequence GTGAAACAATTCGCCATCGTCATTCCGGCTTATAAACCGGAAGAGCCATGCAAACTTATAATTGAAGAAGCGATATCAGCCGGCTTTTCCCGGATCATCGTTGTAAATGATGGCAGCGGACCCGACTATGCCGGCTTTTTTGATGAGCTGGAAAAACTGCCGCAAGTGACTTTATTGACTCATGCGGTCAACCAAGGGAAAGGGCGCGCGCTGAAAACGGTGTTCCATTACATCCTCAATCATCAATTGCCGATCGAAGCCATCATTACTGCCGATGCAGACGGCCAGCATTTGGTGTCTGACATGGTCAAAATCGCAGATGAACTTGAAGCCTCGCCAAACCATGTCGTGCTGGGAGCTCGGGATTTTTCTCAGCCCAATATCCCGTTCCGCAGCCGCTTCGGCAACCGGTTCACGCGCCTGTTGTTCCGCTTGTCGACTGGCGCGGACTTGAGCGATACACAGACCGGCCTGCGTGGCATTCCGGTAAAGTTTTGCCAAGGCCCTGCTCGACGTGCTCGGCGAACGCTTTGA
- a CDS encoding ABC transporter permease: MLKLIQNEWMKLWSKKATWVMAILLIVILLANAGITKWIESTSPAPEMGWQEMETMNLASAEDQLQNPDIGPAQKDYYEGQAAIAEYRLANDAEPFKVESLQQQVLDSHMMLSLVTLFTVIVGAGIVASEFSQGTIKMLLTRPVKRWKILTSKYITTMLFALLFAILTFASIALFSWIFFGVADGAFLVWNGSEVVEGSYWAEALKLSVLSLASTWMIGTFAFMLGTVFRSSSLAIGVSIFLMFVGVQLVFLLQRFEIVKYYLFTHTDLTQFYTGFMPIPDITMAMSLIVLTVYFLVFMIISYWTFSKRDVTA; the protein is encoded by the coding sequence TTGCTCAAACTCATACAAAATGAATGGATGAAATTATGGAGTAAAAAAGCGACATGGGTCATGGCCATCCTGCTTATCGTTATCTTATTGGCAAATGCAGGCATCACCAAATGGATCGAATCCACTTCTCCTGCGCCGGAAATGGGATGGCAGGAAATGGAGACAATGAACTTGGCTTCAGCCGAGGATCAATTGCAAAATCCGGACATCGGCCCTGCCCAAAAAGACTATTATGAAGGCCAGGCCGCCATCGCAGAATACCGCTTGGCCAATGATGCCGAGCCGTTCAAAGTCGAAAGCCTGCAGCAGCAAGTGCTCGACAGCCATATGATGCTGTCGCTCGTGACGCTTTTCACGGTTATCGTGGGCGCAGGCATCGTTGCTTCTGAGTTTTCACAAGGAACGATCAAGATGCTGTTGACGCGTCCGGTCAAGAGATGGAAAATACTTACATCTAAATACATTACGACGATGTTGTTCGCCTTATTATTCGCCATCCTTACTTTCGCATCGATCGCTTTATTCAGTTGGATTTTCTTTGGTGTTGCAGACGGTGCATTCCTAGTTTGGAACGGATCCGAAGTCGTGGAAGGCTCTTACTGGGCTGAAGCATTGAAACTATCCGTGCTCAGCTTGGCGAGTACATGGATGATCGGTACGTTCGCGTTCATGCTCGGGACGGTTTTCCGCTCCAGTTCGCTTGCGATCGGCGTGTCGATTTTCCTAATGTTTGTCGGCGTGCAACTCGTCTTCTTGTTGCAGCGATTTGAAATCGTCAAATATTATTTGTTCACTCATACCGATTTGACTCAATTCTATACAGGCTTCATGCCTATCCCAGACATCACGATGGCCATGTCGCTCATCGTTTTGACGGTCTATTTCCTGGTCTTTATGATAATCAGTTATTGGACATTCTCAAAACGCGACGTTACCGCCTGA
- the cydD gene encoding thiol reductant ABC exporter subunit CydD yields the protein MGSLKQMAYSQNNRIRLLFLASLAKGLAMIGQALFFVWVADSVFLKSASFEDVLPLLVALLAVILLRAGASYAIGRLGITLSVEARRGLRRELIASYKENPLQGSIAGQSGRKVGLLLEAVDDTDGYFSKYIPQMIQSYTIPLMLLGVIFYLNWTTGLIILITAPFIPLFMAIVGKRTKQKADEKVEQLAGFSGAFLDVLQGLTTLRLFGQAKRQSDTIRDNSLKFRDSTMDVLKSAFLSSLTLEYISMLSIGIVALEIGLRLVVFDSITFFPAFLVMLLVPDFFNLLKEFGSAFHTARGSAASAELLSEELAKSHQPVEWGESPVDAPIDLALEQLSFQYGEGFQLEPASFKLEAGTSTALVGASGSGKSTLMNVMAGLLPATSGRLLINGLPQEQVSEDEWFGQLSYITQDPYLFAGTIKENIELGANRAVAPQELIAAAQKAGILELVESLPEGFDTVIGEAGRGLSGGEKQRLVLARAFLKKPSLLFFDEPTAGLDLHTEQVLQSAIEELSKEATVITIAHRLHTIRNASRIIVLDAGRVEAIGTHEELMDNFSPYRSMIEAQQGGKQAWVN from the coding sequence ATGGGAAGTTTGAAACAAATGGCCTACAGCCAGAACAATCGCATACGGTTGTTGTTTCTAGCCTCATTGGCAAAGGGGCTTGCGATGATCGGGCAGGCTTTGTTTTTTGTATGGGTAGCTGATTCAGTTTTTCTGAAATCCGCCTCTTTTGAAGACGTGCTGCCTTTATTGGTTGCTTTGCTGGCAGTCATTTTGCTGCGGGCTGGCGCAAGTTATGCGATCGGCCGGCTCGGCATCACGCTGTCTGTGGAAGCGAGACGCGGTTTGCGCCGGGAATTGATCGCTTCGTATAAGGAAAATCCGCTGCAGGGATCGATTGCCGGGCAGTCGGGACGGAAAGTCGGATTGCTGCTCGAAGCAGTCGATGACACCGACGGTTATTTCAGTAAATATATTCCGCAGATGATCCAAAGTTATACAATCCCGCTGATGCTCCTCGGGGTGATTTTTTACCTGAACTGGACGACCGGGCTGATCATCTTGATCACGGCGCCGTTCATCCCGCTGTTCATGGCGATTGTCGGCAAAAGAACGAAACAGAAGGCTGATGAAAAAGTTGAACAATTGGCTGGGTTTTCAGGCGCTTTTCTCGATGTGCTGCAAGGTTTGACGACTTTGCGCTTATTCGGCCAGGCAAAGCGGCAAAGCGATACCATTCGGGACAATAGCTTAAAGTTCCGCGATTCGACCATGGACGTTTTGAAATCAGCTTTCCTGTCTTCTTTGACGCTCGAATACATTTCCATGCTGAGCATCGGGATCGTGGCGCTCGAAATCGGTTTGCGCCTTGTCGTCTTCGACAGCATCACGTTTTTCCCGGCTTTCCTCGTCATGTTGCTCGTTCCGGATTTCTTTAATCTATTAAAAGAATTCGGCAGCGCTTTTCATACGGCGAGGGGCAGTGCAGCTTCTGCTGAGCTGTTGTCGGAAGAATTGGCAAAAAGCCATCAACCGGTTGAGTGGGGCGAATCCCCAGTCGATGCGCCGATCGATTTGGCTTTGGAGCAACTGAGCTTCCAATACGGGGAAGGATTTCAACTAGAACCGGCAAGTTTCAAGCTGGAAGCGGGTACGTCTACCGCGCTGGTCGGGGCGAGCGGCTCCGGAAAAAGCACTTTGATGAATGTGATGGCGGGATTATTGCCGGCCACGAGCGGGCGCTTGCTGATCAACGGCCTCCCGCAAGAGCAAGTGAGCGAAGATGAATGGTTCGGGCAATTGAGCTATATTACGCAAGATCCTTATTTATTTGCTGGGACGATTAAAGAAAATATCGAACTCGGGGCGAACCGCGCTGTGGCGCCACAAGAACTGATTGCGGCGGCACAGAAAGCGGGCATCCTGGAATTGGTCGAATCGCTCCCTGAAGGATTCGACACGGTGATCGGTGAAGCGGGGCGCGGATTGTCCGGCGGCGAAAAGCAGCGGCTCGTTTTAGCGCGTGCATTTCTCAAGAAGCCGTCGTTATTGTTTTTTGATGAACCGACTGCAGGGCTTGACCTTCATACAGAGCAAGTGCTGCAAAGTGCAATCGAAGAGTTATCAAAAGAAGCTACCGTCATCACGATTGCACACCGTCTGCACACGATCCGGAACGCATCACGCATTATCGTCTTGGACGCAGGAAGGGTGGAAGCCATCGGCACGCATGAAGAGCTGATGGACAATTTCAGCCCTTACCGGTCCATGATTGAAGCGCAGCAAGGAGGCAAACAGGCATGGGTGAATTAA
- a CDS encoding class I SAM-dependent methyltransferase, whose protein sequence is MELQTMHAQLAEKLHSHALVTATISQPRQKSNDLKRIKLKPVELKEGYRIQFEYQYEQILKHQNLTIEQAVAELEQLFTEFRQGLFQFTDEKVQIQLTKKFKVSYKSEASARAAADLSHNRKKDYLLEDGIPYPFLVRLGVQSPDGKVKKQKYDKFRQINRFIEFIDDALEHLPKDHPIRILDFGSGKSYLTFALYHYLRIEKGLDLRVTGLDLKKSVIEECQNIARDLDYQQLEFLVGDINDYDQDTAVDMVVTLHACDVATDMALARAVKWNAGVILSVPCCQHELNSQIQSSPLDVMLQHGLIKERFSALATDSIRAELLSLVGYETQLMEFIDMEHTPKNILIRAYRTNKKPAAGQLERYQEFTKLLNAKPFLENELKELL, encoded by the coding sequence ATGGAACTCCAAACTATGCACGCCCAACTTGCAGAAAAACTGCACAGCCACGCACTCGTCACGGCCACCATCAGCCAGCCGCGCCAAAAATCGAACGACTTGAAACGCATCAAATTAAAACCGGTCGAACTGAAAGAAGGCTACCGCATCCAGTTCGAATATCAATATGAACAGATCTTGAAACACCAAAACCTGACAATCGAACAGGCAGTCGCCGAACTCGAACAATTATTCACCGAATTCCGCCAAGGCTTGTTCCAGTTCACCGACGAAAAAGTCCAGATCCAATTGACCAAAAAATTCAAAGTAAGCTATAAATCTGAGGCCAGTGCACGCGCTGCCGCCGATCTGTCCCATAACCGGAAGAAAGACTATCTGCTAGAGGACGGCATCCCCTACCCGTTTCTTGTGCGCCTCGGCGTCCAGTCGCCAGACGGTAAAGTCAAGAAACAGAAATACGATAAGTTCCGCCAGATCAACCGCTTCATCGAATTCATCGATGACGCACTCGAGCATTTGCCGAAAGACCACCCGATCCGCATACTCGATTTCGGCTCCGGCAAGTCTTACCTAACCTTCGCGCTGTATCATTATTTGCGCATCGAAAAAGGACTCGACTTGCGCGTCACGGGGCTTGACCTGAAAAAAAGCGTCATCGAGGAATGCCAGAACATCGCCCGTGACCTCGACTACCAGCAACTGGAATTTCTCGTCGGCGATATCAACGATTACGACCAAGACACCGCAGTCGATATGGTCGTTACGCTTCACGCCTGCGACGTGGCGACCGATATGGCACTCGCACGCGCCGTTAAATGGAACGCCGGCGTCATCTTGAGCGTGCCGTGCTGCCAACATGAACTCAACAGCCAGATCCAATCGTCTCCGCTCGATGTCATGCTGCAGCACGGTTTGATCAAAGAACGCTTCAGTGCACTTGCGACCGATTCGATCCGTGCGGAACTGCTTTCTTTGGTTGGCTATGAAACCCAATTGATGGAGTTCATCGATATGGAGCACACGCCGAAAAACATTCTGATCCGCGCTTATCGCACGAATAAAAAACCGGCAGCGGGGCAATTGGAACGCTACCAGGAATTCACCAAACTGTTGAACGCCAAGCCGTTTCTTGAAAACGAATTGAAGGAGCTCCTATGA
- the nfsA gene encoding oxygen-insensitive NADPH nitroreductase: MVIELMKSHASVRDYKDQQLTRAQVHELVEAAQHAATSHFVQAYSIVWVTDEDKRKRLGELSKNPKQMEGAGAVFLMCADYNRLGHAAKLQGEDIVFDQAENLLVAVTDVGLLAQNLALAAESKGYGICYIGGVRNNMEEISKLVGLPEGVFPVYGLTVGVPNEANEVKPRLPVEAVLHENEYDEAKYAEILPAYDETIMAYYAARSNNQKTAKWSEQMATFLNKPHRPDLKDVLAKRGYLFK, translated from the coding sequence ATGGTCATTGAATTAATGAAATCACACGCATCGGTCCGCGATTACAAAGACCAGCAATTGACGCGTGCGCAAGTCCATGAATTGGTCGAAGCGGCACAGCATGCGGCAACGTCCCACTTCGTGCAAGCTTATTCCATCGTTTGGGTGACAGATGAAGACAAGCGCAAACGCCTTGGCGAGTTATCCAAAAACCCGAAACAGATGGAAGGGGCCGGAGCTGTGTTCTTAATGTGCGCCGACTATAACCGCTTGGGCCACGCCGCGAAACTGCAAGGGGAAGACATTGTCTTCGACCAGGCCGAGAACTTGCTGGTCGCAGTCACGGATGTCGGGTTGCTCGCGCAGAACTTGGCGCTTGCCGCTGAATCAAAAGGCTATGGCATCTGCTATATTGGCGGAGTGCGCAACAATATGGAAGAGATCAGTAAGCTTGTTGGTTTGCCAGAAGGCGTTTTCCCGGTCTACGGCTTGACGGTCGGCGTGCCGAACGAAGCCAATGAAGTGAAGCCTCGCCTTCCTGTAGAAGCCGTGCTTCATGAAAATGAATACGACGAAGCGAAATACGCGGAGATTTTGCCGGCGTATGACGAGACGATCATGGCCTATTATGCCGCGCGCTCGAACAACCAAAAAACCGCCAAATGGAGTGAACAGATGGCGACGTTCTTGAACAAGCCCCATCGTCCCGATTTAAAGGACGTATTGGCTAAACGCGGGTATCTATTCAAATAA
- a CDS encoding NAD(P)-dependent oxidoreductase — MKIALFGATGRVGRYVLNMALRDGHEVKALVRRADLEAHPNLDLIVGNVRNEEDIRQTLQGADAVISAIGTDRTTTLSDATPLIVKAMEAEGVRRIITIGTAGILNSRLSPGLLRYQGGDSKRQLTFAAEEHEKAYKALEQSDLDWTIVCPTYLPDGEPKGYFRFEENYLPEDGKEITAGDTALFAYEQLDSDDFLKSRVGIAY; from the coding sequence ATGAAAATCGCGTTATTTGGAGCAACGGGAAGAGTCGGCAGATACGTCTTGAACATGGCGCTTCGCGACGGCCATGAAGTGAAAGCGCTAGTCCGCAGAGCAGATCTTGAAGCCCACCCGAATCTCGACCTGATCGTCGGCAATGTCCGTAACGAAGAGGACATCCGCCAGACGCTGCAAGGGGCGGATGCCGTGATCAGCGCAATCGGCACCGACCGCACGACCACGCTATCGGATGCGACACCGCTGATCGTAAAAGCGATGGAAGCGGAAGGTGTACGGCGCATCATTACGATCGGGACAGCCGGCATTCTGAACAGCCGCTTGAGCCCGGGGCTGCTCCGCTATCAGGGTGGTGATTCAAAGCGTCAATTGACCTTTGCCGCTGAAGAACATGAAAAAGCCTATAAAGCATTGGAACAAAGTGATTTGGACTGGACGATCGTATGTCCGACGTATTTGCCGGACGGCGAACCGAAAGGCTATTTCCGTTTCGAAGAAAATTACTTGCCTGAAGATGGCAAAGAAATCACAGCCGGCGATACCGCATTGTTCGCTTACGAACAATTGGATTCGGATGATTTCCTGAAAAGCCGCGTTGGCATTGCGTATTGA